GGCCGGCTCAGCCGGCCTCTTCGTCTCGGCACAGCAATTTCAAGGAGGGTTTTATGGCGTCGTCCATGCTGATAGGCATCCTGATCACGTTTCTGGTGATCATTCTCGTTCTTTATCTTGTGCAGCGGCTTCCGCTCGATGCCAGGATGCGGCAGATCGTTCAGATCATCGTCATCATCATCGGCATCATCTCGCTGTTGAAGTATCTCGCGGTTTTCTAGGCCTGTAATCCAGCAAATCCGACCTGATCCAACGCACGCCCGGCCCACCAATGCCGGGTGTGCTTCGTTATAGCGCCCGACTTCAATCGATTGATATTGTTGCCTTTTCGAGAAATCCCCCAACAGGTCTTGCCGTTGTCATGCTCGTTTGACAAAAGAGACGCGCCTCCGGCGGGAGGCCGCCTGCCAACGAGGATTTTCCCCAGATGAATGTGGCTCACAACATTGTCGCCGGTCTCGACCGGATACTCACCATGGAACTGGTGCGCGTCACCGAAAGGGCCGCCGTCGCGGCCGCCAGGCTGCGTGGGCGCGGCGACGAAATGGCCGCCGACCAGGTCGCGGTCGACGCCATGCGCCAGGAACTCAATCGTCTCGCCATCAAGGGCACGGTGGTGATCGGCGAGGGCGAGCGTGACGAGGCGCCGATGCTCTATATCGGCGAGGAGGTCGGCACCGGCAAAGGTCCGGCCGTCGATATCGCTCTCGATCCGCTCGAAGGCACGACGATCTGCGCCAAGAACCTTCCCAACGCACTTGCCGTCATTGCCATCGCCGAGAAGGGCAGCCTGCTGTTCGCTCCCGATGTCTACATGGACAAGATCGCCATCGGTCCCGGCTATGCCGACGGCATCATCGACATCGACGCAACGCCCGCCGAAAACATCGCCAGTCTTGCCCGGGCCAAGGGTGTCGCGGTGTCCGATATCACGGCCTGCATCCTGGACCGGCCACGTCATGCCAAGCTGATCGAAGCCGTGCGCGCCACGGGGGCTGCGATCCGGCTGATTGGCGACGGCGACGTTGCCGGCGTCATTCATACGACCGACCCGGAGGAAACCGGCATCGACATCTATCTCGGCACCGGTGGTGCGCCGGAAGGTGTGCTGGCCGCTGCCGCATTGCGCTGCACCGGGGGGCAGATGGAGGGTCGGCTGATTCTCGATACGCCGGAAAAAGTCGAACGGGCCGCCAAGATGGGCATCTCCGATCCGAAGCGGGTGTATCGGACTGATGACATGGCGCGCGGCGATGTTCTGTTTGCGGCGACCGGCGTCACCGACGGCAACATGCTGGCCGGCGTCAAGTTCGGCCACAACTACATCACGACGCATACGATCGTGCTGCGTTCGTCGTCGCGAACCGTGCGCGAGATCAAGGCGCGGCACCAGGATCTGGAAAAGTTTTGATACCTTCCTGCTTAGCCGTCGCATATTGTGAGAAATGACAATTTTGCAGACGGCGCGTCGCATGACGGGCGAAAAACGACTTTTTCTTGATGTCAGGCAGTCGGCAACCGGTGTTTCTTGGGAACACCGGTTGACGGCGCGACAGGACATGACGGCGCTCGCCATCGCGCAAGGCCATGGCGTGCCCGACATCGTTGCCCGCGTGCTTGCCGGGCGCGGCGTGACCGCGGAACAGACCGAGCGCTTTCTCGACCCGACCATCCGTGACCTCCTGCCCGATCCGGCGTCTCTGACCGGTATGGAGAGAGCCGCCGCACGCATCGCCGCGGCGGTGATGACCAAGGAGAAGGTGGCGATCTTCGGCGACTATGATGTCGACGGTGCGGCTTCATCGGCGTTGCTCAAACGGTTTCTCGCGCATTTTTCCGTGCCGTCGGAAATCTATATCCCCGACCGGATCTTCGAGGGGTATGGTCCCAATCCCGATGCGATGCGAGAACTGGTTTCGCGCGGCGCAACACTGATCGTGACCGTCGACTGCGGCACCAACAGCGCGGCTTCCGTCGACGCGGCAATGGAGGCTGGCGCCGATGTCGTGGTGCTCGACCACCATCAGGTTGGCGGTCCGTTGCCGGAGGCCATCGCCGTGGTCAATCCCAACCGCGAGGACGACCTTTCGGGGCAAGGCCACCTTTGTGCGGCGGGTGTCGTCTTTCTCACACTGGTCCAGACAGCAAAAATCCTGCGCGGCCGCCTGACCGACGAACCGCCGCCGGACCTGCTTTCCATGCTGGACCTGGTTGCCTTAGCGACCGTCTGTGACGTGGTGCCGCTTACCGGCGTCAACCGCGCCTTTGTCGTCAAGGGACTGCAGGTGGCGCGCCAGCAGAAGAATGAGGGCCTGGCGGCGCTGGCGCGCGTGTCGCGCATCGGCGAGCCGATCAACACGTTCCATCTGGCCTATTTGATCGGGCCGCGCATCAACGCCGGCGGACGCATCGGCGACGCGGCACTTGGCAGCCGGCTGCTCGCCACCGACGATCCGGTCGAGGCCCGCACCATTTCCGAGACGCTGGACCGACTGAACCAGGAGCGGCAGCTGATGGAGCAGGAGATGCTGGCGGCGGCGCGCGCCGAGGCCGACGCCGAGCTTGCTGGCGGCAATGGTCCGGCAATTGTCGTCACCGCCAGCAACAACTGGCACCCAGGCATCGTCGGCCTGCTTGCCTCGCGGCTGAAGGACCATGCGCGCCGGCCGGCCTTCGCCATCGCTTTCAACGCCAATGGCGTCGGTACAGGTTCAGGCCGCTCGGTGTCGGGCTTCGATCTCGGTCGCCTGGTTCGCGAAGCAGCCGATGCCGGGCTGATCATCAAGGGCGGTGGCCATGCCATGGCGGCGGGCATCACGGTGGAGCGCGCGAAGCTCGGCGAGCTCAGAGCCTTCTTCGAGGAGCGCGCCGCCGGCGATGTGTTCCGGTTGCAGGACGAGGAGAGCCTGGCGATCGACGGGGCGCTGGCCGCCGAGGGCGCGACGCTTGGCCTGCTCGATGCACTGGAAAAGGCAGGTCCTTTCGGCGCCGGGCATGTGGCGCCGGTCTTCGCTCTGCCGCGTCATCGGCTTGCGGATGCGCGCCCGGTCGGCACCAATCACATCCGCGCCGAGCTGCAGTCCGAAAGCGGTGGCCGCATCCAGGCGATAGCGTTCCGCGCCATAGATACCGCGCTCGGCGAATTCCTGTTCAAGAACCGGGGCAAGACCGTGCACGTTGCCGGCTCGCTGTCCGGCAATTACTGGAACGGCAACCGCACGGTGCAGTTTCGCATCACCGATGCCGCGCTCGCCTGATGC
The nucleotide sequence above comes from Mesorhizobium shangrilense. Encoded proteins:
- the glpX gene encoding class II fructose-bisphosphatase; its protein translation is MNVAHNIVAGLDRILTMELVRVTERAAVAAARLRGRGDEMAADQVAVDAMRQELNRLAIKGTVVIGEGERDEAPMLYIGEEVGTGKGPAVDIALDPLEGTTICAKNLPNALAVIAIAEKGSLLFAPDVYMDKIAIGPGYADGIIDIDATPAENIASLARAKGVAVSDITACILDRPRHAKLIEAVRATGAAIRLIGDGDVAGVIHTTDPEETGIDIYLGTGGAPEGVLAAAALRCTGGQMEGRLILDTPEKVERAAKMGISDPKRVYRTDDMARGDVLFAATGVTDGNMLAGVKFGHNYITTHTIVLRSSSRTVREIKARHQDLEKF
- the recJ gene encoding single-stranded-DNA-specific exonuclease RecJ, with amino-acid sequence MTGEKRLFLDVRQSATGVSWEHRLTARQDMTALAIAQGHGVPDIVARVLAGRGVTAEQTERFLDPTIRDLLPDPASLTGMERAAARIAAAVMTKEKVAIFGDYDVDGAASSALLKRFLAHFSVPSEIYIPDRIFEGYGPNPDAMRELVSRGATLIVTVDCGTNSAASVDAAMEAGADVVVLDHHQVGGPLPEAIAVVNPNREDDLSGQGHLCAAGVVFLTLVQTAKILRGRLTDEPPPDLLSMLDLVALATVCDVVPLTGVNRAFVVKGLQVARQQKNEGLAALARVSRIGEPINTFHLAYLIGPRINAGGRIGDAALGSRLLATDDPVEARTISETLDRLNQERQLMEQEMLAAARAEADAELAGGNGPAIVVTASNNWHPGIVGLLASRLKDHARRPAFAIAFNANGVGTGSGRSVSGFDLGRLVREAADAGLIIKGGGHAMAAGITVERAKLGELRAFFEERAAGDVFRLQDEESLAIDGALAAEGATLGLLDALEKAGPFGAGHVAPVFALPRHRLADARPVGTNHIRAELQSESGGRIQAIAFRAIDTALGEFLFKNRGKTVHVAGSLSGNYWNGNRTVQFRITDAALA
- a CDS encoding Thivi_2564 family membrane protein gives rise to the protein MASSMLIGILITFLVIILVLYLVQRLPLDARMRQIVQIIVIIIGIISLLKYLAVF